One window of Arthrobacter oryzae genomic DNA carries:
- the glnA gene encoding type I glutamate--ammonia ligase — MFKTADEVLKFIKDEDIKFVDIRFTDLPGVQQHFNVPAKSVDADFFINGQLFDGSSIRGFQGIAESDMQLIPDVTTAFLDTFRMEKTLALNFSIVNPRTGDPYHRDPRGVAEKAEAYLASTGIADTAFFAPEAEFFVFDNVQYQSSPQGSFYKIDSEEAHWNTGREEEGGNLGYKTPVKGGYFPVSPTDKQADLRDAMCVALDEAGLEVERSHHEVGSAGQAEINYKFTTLTHAADDLQKFKYVIKNTADAWGKSVTFMPKPVFGDNGSGMHCHQSLWTGGEPLFYDEKGYAGLSDTARWYIGGLLKHSSAVLAFTNPTVNSYRRLVKGFEAPVNMVYSQGNRSAGIRIPITGSNPKAKRIEFRAPDPSSNPYLAFAAQLMAGIDGIRNRIEPPAPIDKDLYELPAEEAKDIPKAPGTLEEALEALAEDNEFLQAGGVFTQDLIDTWIEYKYENEIRPLSLRPNPYEFELYYGV, encoded by the coding sequence ATGTTCAAGACTGCGGACGAAGTCCTCAAGTTCATCAAGGACGAAGATATTAAATTCGTCGATATCCGCTTCACCGACCTTCCCGGCGTGCAGCAGCACTTCAACGTGCCGGCCAAGAGCGTTGATGCAGACTTCTTCATCAACGGCCAGCTCTTCGACGGTTCGTCCATCCGCGGTTTCCAGGGCATCGCCGAGTCCGACATGCAGCTCATCCCGGATGTCACCACGGCGTTCCTGGACACGTTCCGCATGGAGAAGACCCTCGCGCTGAACTTCTCCATCGTGAACCCCCGCACCGGTGACCCTTACCACCGCGACCCCCGAGGCGTAGCCGAGAAGGCTGAGGCCTACCTCGCGTCCACCGGCATCGCCGACACCGCGTTCTTCGCCCCCGAGGCCGAATTCTTCGTCTTCGACAACGTCCAGTACCAGTCCTCCCCGCAGGGCAGCTTCTACAAGATTGACTCCGAAGAAGCACACTGGAACACCGGCCGCGAAGAAGAAGGCGGAAACCTGGGCTACAAGACCCCCGTCAAGGGCGGCTACTTCCCGGTCTCCCCCACCGACAAGCAGGCCGACCTGCGTGACGCCATGTGTGTCGCCCTGGACGAGGCCGGCCTTGAGGTCGAGCGCAGCCACCACGAAGTCGGCTCCGCCGGCCAGGCTGAGATCAACTACAAGTTCACCACGCTGACCCACGCCGCTGACGACCTGCAGAAGTTCAAGTACGTCATCAAGAACACGGCTGACGCCTGGGGCAAGTCCGTGACCTTCATGCCGAAGCCCGTCTTCGGTGACAACGGCTCGGGCATGCACTGCCACCAGTCGCTGTGGACCGGCGGCGAGCCGCTGTTCTACGACGAGAAGGGCTACGCCGGCCTGTCCGACACCGCCCGCTGGTACATCGGCGGCCTGCTGAAGCACTCCTCCGCTGTGCTCGCCTTCACCAACCCGACGGTCAACTCCTACCGCCGCCTGGTCAAGGGCTTCGAAGCTCCGGTCAACATGGTGTACTCGCAGGGCAACCGCTCGGCCGGTATCCGCATCCCCATCACGGGTTCCAACCCGAAGGCCAAGCGCATCGAGTTCCGCGCTCCGGACCCCTCCTCCAACCCGTACCTGGCGTTCGCTGCCCAGCTGATGGCCGGCATCGACGGCATCCGCAACCGCATTGAACCGCCGGCTCCCATCGACAAGGACCTCTACGAGCTCCCTGCCGAGGAAGCCAAGGACATCCCCAAGGCTCCGGGAACGCTCGAGGAAGCCCTGGAAGCACTGGCTGAGGACAACGAGTTCCTCCAGGCCGGCGGCGTGTTCACCCAGGACCTGATCGACACCTGGATCGAGTACAAGTACGAGAACGAGATCCGCCCGCTGTCCCTGCGCCCGAACCCGTACGAGTTCGAGCTCTACTACGGCGTCTAG
- a CDS encoding RDD family protein produces the protein MVDRKDIGSWLSGPDMSGISKYPGERLGLPEAGPGSMARAGRRILAICVDWGLALLISNYAFGGDPWATLAVFAAEQILLIGTLGYSVGHRLLGIHVVRLGGAPAGPLAALVRTLLLCLVIPAVIFDPDHRGLHDKAMNTILIRR, from the coding sequence GTGGTTGATCGCAAAGACATAGGTTCCTGGCTCAGCGGGCCGGACATGTCCGGCATTTCCAAGTACCCGGGCGAGCGTCTTGGCCTGCCCGAGGCGGGCCCCGGTTCGATGGCGCGGGCGGGCAGGCGGATCCTTGCCATCTGCGTCGACTGGGGACTCGCGCTCCTGATCAGCAACTATGCCTTCGGCGGAGACCCCTGGGCGACGCTGGCGGTATTTGCAGCGGAGCAGATCCTGCTCATCGGCACCCTCGGCTACAGTGTTGGCCACCGGCTCCTGGGAATCCATGTAGTCCGCCTGGGCGGCGCCCCGGCTGGCCCGCTGGCTGCCCTGGTCCGCACCCTGCTTCTGTGCCTGGTGATCCCGGCGGTCATTTTTGATCCGGATCACCGCGGCCTCCACGACAAGGCGATGAACACCATCCTTATCCGCAGGTAG
- a CDS encoding DUF3817 domain-containing protein — translation MKLPSKSAVIRLFRVLAVAEAFSWAALLTGMYFKWVARTSEVGVEIAGPIHGALFIGYGVAALALWRLQRWPFRVAFFAGISAVFPFATVLFERWAGNRGYLTPAPTAQHTTLEQQNAGV, via the coding sequence GTGAAACTGCCCTCGAAATCTGCCGTCATCCGCCTCTTCCGCGTCCTCGCCGTTGCCGAGGCCTTCAGCTGGGCCGCCCTCCTGACAGGAATGTACTTCAAATGGGTGGCCAGGACATCCGAGGTGGGCGTGGAGATTGCCGGCCCGATTCACGGGGCGTTGTTCATCGGCTACGGCGTAGCAGCGCTGGCCCTGTGGCGGCTGCAGCGGTGGCCCTTCCGGGTGGCGTTCTTCGCGGGCATCTCTGCTGTGTTCCCCTTCGCCACGGTCCTGTTCGAACGCTGGGCAGGCAACCGCGGCTACCTGACACCGGCACCAACTGCGCAACACACAACCTTGGAGCAACAGAACGCTGGAGTGTAG